One genomic segment of Bos javanicus breed banteng chromosome 23, ARS-OSU_banteng_1.0, whole genome shotgun sequence includes these proteins:
- the ATP6V1G2 gene encoding V-type proton ATPase subunit G 2: MASQSQGIQQLLQAEKRAAEKVADARKRKARRLKQAKEEAQMEVDQYRREREQEFQSKQQAAMGSQGNLSAEVEQATRRQVQGMQSSQQRNRERVLAQLLGMVCDVRPQVHPNYRIAA, encoded by the exons ATGGCCAGTCAATCCCAGGGTATCCAGCAGCTCCTGCAAGCCGAGAAGCGGGCGGCTGAGAAGGTGGCAGATGCCAGAAAGA GGAAGGCTCGGCGTCTGAAGCAGGCAAAGGAGGAGGCACAAATGGAAGTGGACCAGTACcgcagagagagagagcaagaattCCAGAGCAAGCAGCAGGCA GCCATGGGCTCCCAAGGGAACTTGTCAGCTGAGGTGGAGCAGGCTACAAGGCGCCAGGTGCAGGGTATGCAGAGCTCCCAGCAGAGAAACCGTGAACGTGTCCTGGCCCAGCTTCTCGGCATGGTCTGCGACGTCAGGCCCCAGGTTCACCCCAACTACCGGATTGCTGCCTAG